One genomic segment of Myotis daubentonii chromosome 14, mMyoDau2.1, whole genome shotgun sequence includes these proteins:
- the KLHL40 gene encoding kelch-like protein 40 → MALGLEQAEEQRLYQQTLLQDGLKDMLDHGKFLDCVVRVGEREFPCHRLVLAACSPYFRARFLAEPEPAGELRLEEVAPDVVAQVLHYLYTSEIALDEASVQDLFAAAHRFQIPSIFTICVSFLQKRLCLSNCLAVFRLGLLLDCARLAVAARDFICARFPLVARDADFLGLSADELIAVISSDDLNVEKEEAVFEAVMRWAASGDAEAQAERQRALPTVFESVRCRLLPRAFLESRVERHPLVRAQPELLRKVQMVKDAHEGRLTVLRKKKKEKGKEAAGPQAADKGTGDAKAEGEEEDERVLPGILNDTLRFGMFLQDLIFMISEEGAVAYDPAANECYCASLSTQIPKNHASLVTKENQVFVAGGLFINEDNKEDPMSSYFLQFDHLDSEWLGMPPLPSPRCLFGLGEALNAIYVVGGRELKERESSLDSVLCYDRLSFKWGESDPLPYAVYGHAVLSHMDLVYVIGGKGSDRKCLNKMCVYDPKKFEWKELAPMQTARSLFGATVHDGRIFVAAGVTDTGLTSSVEVYSITDNKWAPFEAFPQERSSLSLVSLAGTLYAIGGFATLETESGELVPTELNDIWRYNEDEKKWEGVLREIAYATGATFLPVRLNVLRLTKM, encoded by the exons ATGGCGCTGGGCTTGGAGCAGGCGGAGGAGCAGCGGCTGTACCAGCAGACGCTCCTGCAGGACGGGCTCAAGGACATGCTAGACCACGGCAAGTTCCTGGACTGCGTGGTGCGGGTGGGCGAGCGCGAGTTCCCGTGCCACCGCCTGGTGCTGGCCGCCTGCAGCCCCTACTTCCGGGCGCGCTTCCTGGCCGAGCCGGAGCCGGCGGGCGAGCTgcgcctggaggaggtggccccGGACGTGGTGGCGCAGGTGCTGCACTACCTGTACACGTCGGAGATCGCGCTGGACGAGGCGAGCGTGCAGGACCTGTTCGCCGCGGCGCACCGCTTCCAGATCCCGTCCATCTTCACCATCTGCGTGTCCTTCCTGCAGAAGCGCCTGTGCCTCTCCAATTGCCTGGCCGTCTTCCGCCTCGGGCTCCTGCTGGACTGCGCGCGCCTGGCCGTGGCCGCCCGCGACTTCATCTGCGCGCGCTTCCCGCTCGTGGCGCGCGACGCCGACTTCCTCGGGCTCTCGGCCGACGAGCTCATCGCCGTCATCTCCAGCGACGACCTCAACgtggagaaggaggaggcggTGTTCGAGGCGGTGATGCGGTGGGCGGCCAGCGGCGACGCCGAGGCCCAGGCCGAGCGCCAGCGCGCGCTGCCCACCGTCTTCGAGAGCGTGCGCTGCCGCCTGCTGCCGCGCGCCTTCCTGGAGAGCCGCGTGGAGCGCCACCCGCTCGTGCGCGCCCAGCCCGAGCTGCTGCGGAAGGTGCAGATGGTGAAGGACGCGCACGAGGGCCGCCTCACCGTGCTGcgcaagaagaagaaggagaaggggaaggaggcagccGGGCCCCAGGCGGCCGACAAGGGCACCGGCGACGCCAAGgccgagggggaggaggaggacgagcgCGTCCTCCCTGGCATCCTCAACGACACTCTGCGCTTCGGCATGTTCCTGCAGGACCTCATCTTTATGATCAGCGAGGAGGGCGCCGTGGCCTACGATCCGGCGGCCAATGAGTGTTACTGCGCCTCCCTCTCCACCCAGATCCCCAAGAACCACGCCAGCCTGGTGACGAAGGAGAACCAGGTCTTCGTGGCCGGGGGCCTCTTCATCAACGAGGACAACAAAGAAGACCCCATGAGCTCTTACTTTTTGCAG TTTGACCACCTGGACTCAGAGTGGCTGGGGATGCCGCCGCTGCCCTCGCCGCGCTGCCTCTTCGGCCTGGGAGAGGCTCTCAACGCCATCTACGTGGTCGGCGGCCGGGAGCTCAAGGAGCGGGAGAGCAGCCTGGACTCCGTGCTGTGCTACGACCGGCT gtcgTTCAAATGGGGGGAGTCGGACCCGCTGCCGTATGCGGTGTACGGCCACGCGGTGCTCTCCCATATGGACCTTGTCTACGTCATTGGCGGCAAAGGCAGCGACCG GAAGTGCCTGAACAAGATGTGCGTCTATGACCCCAAGAAGTTCGAGTGGAAGGAGCTGGCTCCCATGCAGACGGCCCGGTCCCTCTTCGGGGCCACCGTGCACGATGGCCGCATTTTTGTGGCCGCCGGGGTCACGGACACGGGGCTGACCAGTTCCGTGGAGGTGTACAGCATCACAGACAACAA gtgggcGCCCTTTGAGGCCTTCCCGCAGGAGCGCAGCTCGCTCAGCCTGGTCAGCCTGGCGGGCACCCTCTATGCCATCGGTGGCTTTGCCACTCTGGAGACTGAGTCCGGGGAGCTGGTCCCCACAGAGCTCAACGACATCTGGAG ATATAATGAGGACGAGAAGAAGTGGGAAGGTGTCCTGCGGGAGATTGCCTATGCCACCGGCGCCACCTTCCTACCCGTGCGGCTCAACGTGCTGCGCCTGACCAAGATGTGA